The Georgenia faecalis genome includes a window with the following:
- a CDS encoding FBP domain-containing protein: MIALTEQQIRASFVNASRREAATATLPDLDVLRWDRLEYLGWRDRKAPLAAYAVVELDGGPTGIRLRSTDPKAAGRRRRAQCAWCEDIVVTDDVSLYVARRAGAAGRRGDSVGTLICTEFGCSANVRRPPTSIEVGDDPTMREYVVEARIAGLRERAARFVTEVLRDA, from the coding sequence ATGATTGCCCTCACCGAGCAGCAGATCCGCGCGTCCTTCGTCAACGCCTCCCGCCGCGAGGCCGCCACCGCGACGCTCCCCGACCTCGACGTCCTCCGCTGGGACCGCCTGGAGTACCTCGGCTGGCGCGACCGCAAGGCACCGCTCGCGGCGTACGCCGTCGTCGAGCTCGACGGCGGACCCACGGGCATCCGCCTGCGCTCCACCGACCCCAAGGCGGCGGGGCGCCGTCGCCGCGCTCAGTGCGCCTGGTGCGAGGACATCGTCGTCACCGACGACGTGAGCCTGTACGTCGCCCGCCGGGCGGGGGCGGCCGGGCGGCGCGGTGACAGCGTCGGCACCCTCATCTGCACGGAGTTCGGGTGCTCGGCGAACGTCCGCCGGCCCCCGACGAGCATCGAGGTGGGCGACGACCCGACGATGCGCGAGTACGTCGTCGAGGCGCGGATCGCCGGCCTGCGCGAGCGTGCGGCGCGGTTCGTCACCGAGGTCCTGCGGGACGCCTGA
- a CDS encoding carbohydrate ABC transporter permease: MTSRTSLATPTTPPAAGAPGPAPANKPRDTYRWASRSFALPALAIVAVLLYLPFLWTTYLSFTEFNGLGDPEWVGLEKYREMFADAGFFTSVRNTLLWVVGTLVLPVGLGLFIAVLAHDIKGSFWYRLPFLLPYAISGVAVGVIWTFILQTGGALSEALAFLHLPGTELRWLLDAPLNTLVMIVAATWQGAGVNALLFGIGLQSIPKEPIEAARLDGASGWTLFRTMTWPMLAPLTTVVVGLAIVGSLKTFDIIWAMTKGGPGRSSETLALTMYKETFVNNDYGLGAAVAVLLTVVTVAASVLYLRRQLSDSKEL; this comes from the coding sequence ATGACCTCGAGGACATCCCTCGCCACCCCGACCACGCCCCCCGCGGCCGGCGCCCCCGGCCCTGCGCCGGCGAACAAGCCGCGCGACACGTACCGGTGGGCCTCGCGCAGCTTCGCCCTGCCCGCGCTCGCGATCGTCGCCGTGCTGCTCTACCTGCCGTTCCTGTGGACCACCTACCTCAGCTTCACCGAGTTCAACGGCCTCGGTGACCCCGAGTGGGTGGGCCTGGAGAAGTACCGCGAGATGTTCGCCGACGCCGGGTTCTTCACCTCGGTACGCAACACGCTGCTGTGGGTGGTCGGCACCCTCGTCCTCCCCGTCGGCCTGGGCCTGTTCATCGCGGTCCTCGCGCACGACATCAAGGGGTCGTTCTGGTACCGGCTGCCGTTCCTCCTGCCCTACGCCATCTCCGGCGTCGCCGTCGGCGTCATCTGGACGTTCATCCTCCAGACCGGCGGGGCGCTGAGCGAGGCGCTGGCGTTCCTCCACCTCCCGGGCACCGAGCTGCGCTGGCTGCTCGACGCCCCGCTCAACACCCTGGTGATGATCGTGGCGGCGACGTGGCAGGGCGCCGGAGTCAACGCCCTGCTGTTCGGGATCGGCCTGCAGTCCATCCCCAAGGAGCCCATCGAGGCCGCCCGGCTCGACGGCGCGTCCGGGTGGACGCTGTTCCGGACGATGACCTGGCCCATGCTCGCCCCGCTCACCACCGTGGTGGTGGGCCTGGCCATCGTCGGGTCGCTCAAGACCTTCGACATCATCTGGGCGATGACCAAGGGCGGCCCCGGCCGGTCCTCGGAGACCCTCGCCCTGACGATGTACAAGGAGACCTTCGTCAACAACGACTACGGGCTGGGCGCCGCCGTGGCGGTCCTGCTCACCGTCGTCACCGTCGCGGCGTCGGTCCTGTACCTGCGCCGCCAGCTCTCCGACAGCAAGGAGCTGTGA
- a CDS encoding carbohydrate ABC transporter permease translates to MADKARKSILVALGVLWLAPVYLMLANAAKTNDQYGVVSVWQAVGVSGLLENMAAAWDRGDISEGIASTALYSIVSPLLAVLVGAAAGFAIVALRLRHGFAWFVLIFSSTVFPLQMILMPLFIGYVEVGLYDTRIGMILIYAVISVPFSAFVMRNFFSGIARQVFEAAVVDGASSWRIFFRIYLPMSTSALAAIFILQATFIWNDLLLGLTLTQSSDTRPVMTALSALQSTYGGSTMPTVLAGGLIVSIPTVVLFLLTQRAFTRGLALGQF, encoded by the coding sequence ATGGCCGACAAGGCACGCAAGTCCATCCTCGTCGCTCTCGGGGTCCTGTGGCTGGCGCCGGTCTACCTCATGCTCGCCAACGCCGCGAAGACCAACGACCAGTACGGCGTCGTCTCCGTGTGGCAGGCCGTGGGGGTCTCCGGCCTCCTGGAGAACATGGCGGCGGCCTGGGACCGCGGCGACATCTCCGAGGGCATCGCCTCGACGGCGCTGTACAGCATCGTCTCCCCGCTCCTGGCTGTCCTCGTCGGGGCCGCGGCCGGGTTCGCCATCGTCGCGCTGCGCCTGCGGCACGGCTTCGCCTGGTTCGTGCTGATCTTCTCCAGCACGGTGTTCCCGCTGCAGATGATCCTCATGCCGCTGTTCATCGGCTACGTCGAGGTGGGGCTGTACGACACCCGGATCGGGATGATCCTCATCTACGCGGTGATCTCCGTGCCGTTCTCGGCGTTCGTCATGCGGAACTTCTTCTCGGGGATCGCGCGGCAGGTGTTCGAGGCCGCGGTGGTCGACGGCGCCTCCTCCTGGCGGATCTTCTTCCGCATCTACCTGCCCATGTCGACGAGCGCCCTGGCGGCGATCTTCATCCTCCAGGCGACGTTCATCTGGAACGACCTGCTGCTCGGCCTCACGCTCACCCAGTCCTCGGACACCCGGCCCGTGATGACCGCGCTGTCGGCCCTGCAGAGCACGTACGGCGGCTCGACCATGCCCACGGTCCTCGCCGGTGGGCTCATCGTGTCCATCCCCACCGTCGTGCTGTTCCTGCTCACCCAGCGCGCCTTCACCCGGGGCCTCGCCCTGGGCCAGTTCTGA
- a CDS encoding SDR family NAD(P)-dependent oxidoreductase: MTEPTWQGRVAIVTGAAAGIGGAVAEALVARGASVVGVDRDADALDRAAAAAQDGPGRLVPAVGDVADADRWRVLAEEVRADHGGIDALVCAAGVQRYGSVDATDDATYREVMDVNVGGAFQACRVGVPLLRARGGGAVVLVASVQGYGAQSDVAAYAASKGALHALTRAMAIDHAAEGIRVNSVSPGSVDTPMLRWAAELFSEGRPPEELLAQWGRSHPLGRVARASEVAEAVEFLLSERASFITGTDLKVDGGLTAGLPVALPEAAS, encoded by the coding sequence ATGACCGAGCCGACCTGGCAGGGACGGGTGGCGATCGTCACCGGGGCCGCCGCGGGCATCGGCGGCGCCGTCGCCGAGGCCCTGGTGGCGCGCGGTGCGAGCGTCGTCGGCGTCGACCGGGACGCCGACGCGCTCGACCGGGCCGCCGCGGCGGCGCAGGACGGGCCGGGGCGCCTGGTGCCGGCGGTGGGTGACGTCGCCGACGCCGACCGGTGGCGGGTCCTCGCCGAGGAGGTCCGCGCCGACCACGGCGGCATCGACGCGCTCGTCTGCGCGGCCGGCGTCCAGCGCTACGGGTCGGTGGACGCCACCGACGACGCCACCTACCGCGAGGTGATGGACGTCAACGTCGGCGGCGCGTTCCAGGCCTGCCGCGTCGGCGTGCCCCTGCTGCGTGCCCGCGGCGGCGGTGCCGTCGTCCTCGTCGCCTCCGTCCAGGGGTACGGCGCCCAGAGCGACGTCGCCGCGTACGCCGCCAGCAAGGGGGCGCTGCACGCCCTCACCCGCGCCATGGCGATCGACCACGCGGCGGAGGGGATCCGGGTGAACTCGGTGAGCCCCGGCTCGGTCGACACCCCGATGCTGCGCTGGGCGGCCGAGCTGTTCAGCGAGGGCCGACCGCCCGAGGAGCTCCTCGCGCAGTGGGGGCGCTCCCACCCGCTCGGCCGCGTCGCGCGCGCGTCGGAGGTCGCCGAGGCCGTGGAGTTCCTCCTCAGCGAACGGGCATCGTTCATCACGGGCACCGACCTCAAGGTCGACGGCGGACTCACCGCCGGCCTGCCCGTCGCCCTGCCCGAGGCGGCGTCGTGA
- a CDS encoding DUF4185 domain-containing protein: MTKHALLTGTLCLGALLLSAGTATAAPGVPTGRPAGPTCSLAGATITATAEVDDDLTDLFTSYGDSGVGWTGADSTYSVPLRDGSTAWIFSDTFLGPVNPDGTRPLTTPFLNNSIIVQDDDELETVTGGTPTDPQSIVGPSPGVDWRWFGAGLATRRGDLQVGVLDFARFGAGPWDWAWTGNSLVTLDTRTWEVTSLDPLPSEAGIQWASWYQRIGGHVYVYGVEDLGAEKYLHVARALGGDLTDLNRWRYWDGEGWSREETASARVLDDVANEYSVTPYRDGYLLVTQDTSVPFSREIVAYTACSPQGPFTFATKLYDMPEVGPFGTYGNPNVIGYNAHEHPELRDGDTLLVTYNVNSLDSTELYEDVSIYRPRFVEITLDVS, encoded by the coding sequence ATGACGAAGCATGCACTGCTCACCGGCACCCTCTGCCTGGGTGCCCTGCTCCTCAGCGCTGGGACCGCCACGGCGGCCCCGGGCGTTCCCACCGGACGACCGGCGGGCCCCACCTGCTCGCTCGCCGGCGCCACCATCACCGCCACCGCCGAGGTGGACGACGACCTCACCGACCTCTTCACGTCCTACGGCGACTCGGGCGTGGGCTGGACCGGTGCGGACAGCACGTACTCCGTCCCGCTGCGGGACGGGTCGACGGCGTGGATCTTCTCCGACACCTTCCTCGGACCGGTCAACCCGGACGGGACCCGGCCGCTGACCACCCCGTTCCTCAACAACTCGATCATCGTCCAGGACGACGACGAGCTCGAGACCGTCACGGGCGGCACGCCCACCGACCCGCAGAGCATCGTGGGTCCCTCGCCGGGCGTGGACTGGCGCTGGTTCGGCGCCGGCCTCGCCACCCGGCGGGGCGACCTGCAGGTCGGCGTCCTCGACTTCGCCCGGTTCGGCGCGGGCCCGTGGGACTGGGCGTGGACGGGCAACTCGCTGGTCACGCTCGACACCCGGACGTGGGAGGTCACCTCGCTCGACCCGCTCCCCTCGGAGGCGGGCATCCAGTGGGCCTCGTGGTACCAGCGCATCGGTGGCCACGTCTACGTCTACGGCGTCGAGGACCTGGGTGCCGAGAAGTACCTGCACGTGGCCCGCGCCCTCGGCGGCGACCTCACCGACCTCAATCGGTGGCGCTACTGGGACGGCGAGGGGTGGTCGCGCGAGGAGACCGCCTCGGCGCGGGTCCTCGACGACGTCGCCAACGAGTACAGCGTCACGCCCTACCGCGACGGCTACCTCCTCGTCACCCAGGACACCTCGGTGCCCTTCAGCCGGGAGATCGTCGCCTACACCGCCTGCTCGCCGCAGGGGCCGTTCACCTTCGCCACGAAGCTCTACGACATGCCCGAGGTGGGGCCGTTCGGCACCTACGGCAACCCCAACGTCATCGGCTACAACGCCCACGAGCACCCCGAGCTGCGCGACGGGGACACGCTCCTGGTCACCTACAACGTCAACTCCCTCGACAGCACCGAGCTCTACGAGGACGTCTCCATCTACCGGCCCCGCTTCGTCGAGATCACGCTCGACGTCTCCTGA
- a CDS encoding glutamate decarboxylase — MVTNARRAARHTGERDVVDLNPVFARPGEATSVPKFRLPQDPSLPATAYQIVHDEAMLDGNARLNLATFVGTWMDEYASRLYIEAADKNMIDKDEYPQTAAVETRCWTMLADLWHAPDPEQAIGTSTIGSSEAAMLGGLALKRRWQHARRAAGMATDRPNLVLSSAVQVCWEKFCNYFEVEARYVPISLEHKVLDGHELEKYVDENTIGVVAIMGVTYTGMYEPVTQIAAALDRIQDSTGVDVPIHVDGASGAMIAPFVQPDLEWDFRVARVASINTSGHKYGLVYPGLGWVVWRDQDCLPEDLVFRVSYLGGDMPTFALNFSRPGAQVLLQYYLFIRLGRAGYEAVQRTARDVALYLSGEIATMAAFELWNDGSDIPVFAWSLRQGHTENWNLYHLSDRLRTKGWLVPAYPMPDDLTDLTVQRIVVRNGLSHDLASAFLADLREEVAYLDALTGPMPTEGQRSGFHH; from the coding sequence ATGGTGACGAATGCGCGTCGAGCGGCACGCCACACGGGAGAGCGCGACGTCGTCGACCTCAATCCCGTCTTTGCCAGGCCGGGCGAGGCCACCTCGGTGCCGAAGTTCCGGCTCCCGCAGGACCCGTCGCTGCCGGCGACCGCCTACCAGATCGTCCACGACGAGGCGATGCTCGACGGCAACGCCCGGCTCAACCTCGCGACGTTCGTCGGCACCTGGATGGACGAGTACGCGTCCCGCCTCTACATCGAGGCCGCCGACAAGAACATGATCGACAAGGACGAGTACCCCCAGACCGCCGCCGTGGAGACGCGGTGCTGGACCATGCTCGCCGACCTCTGGCACGCCCCCGACCCCGAGCAGGCCATCGGCACCTCGACCATCGGCTCGTCGGAGGCGGCCATGCTGGGGGGCCTCGCGCTCAAGCGGCGCTGGCAGCACGCGCGGCGCGCGGCGGGCATGGCCACGGACCGGCCGAACCTCGTGCTGTCGAGCGCCGTGCAGGTGTGCTGGGAGAAGTTCTGCAACTACTTCGAGGTCGAGGCCCGCTACGTGCCGATCTCGCTCGAGCACAAGGTCCTCGACGGCCACGAGCTCGAGAAGTACGTGGACGAGAACACCATCGGCGTCGTCGCGATCATGGGCGTCACCTACACGGGGATGTACGAGCCCGTGACGCAGATCGCCGCGGCGCTCGACCGGATCCAGGACTCGACCGGCGTCGACGTGCCGATCCACGTCGACGGCGCCTCGGGCGCCATGATCGCGCCGTTCGTGCAGCCGGACCTCGAGTGGGACTTCCGGGTCGCGCGCGTGGCATCGATCAACACGTCCGGGCACAAGTACGGGCTCGTCTACCCGGGTCTCGGCTGGGTCGTCTGGCGGGACCAGGACTGCCTGCCCGAGGACCTCGTCTTCCGGGTGTCCTACCTCGGTGGCGACATGCCGACGTTCGCCCTCAACTTCTCGCGGCCCGGCGCGCAGGTGCTGCTGCAGTACTACCTGTTCATCCGGCTCGGACGCGCCGGCTACGAAGCGGTCCAGCGGACGGCCCGCGACGTCGCGCTCTACCTCTCCGGCGAGATCGCGACGATGGCGGCGTTCGAGCTCTGGAACGACGGATCCGACATCCCGGTGTTCGCCTGGAGCCTGCGCCAGGGCCACACGGAGAACTGGAACCTCTACCACCTGTCGGACCGGCTGCGGACGAAGGGCTGGCTGGTGCCCGCGTATCCCATGCCCGACGACCTCACGGACCTCACGGTCCAGCGGATCGTGGTGCGCAACGGCCTGAGCCACGACCTCGCCTCGGCGTTCCTTGCCGACCTGCGCGAGGAGGTGGCCTACCTCGACGCGCTCACCGGCCCGATGCCGACCGAGGGTCAGCGCTCCGGCTTCCACCACTGA
- a CDS encoding ABC transporter substrate-binding protein, which translates to MRKSVCATAALSALALTLAACSGASDDGDPTATGDGDAPAEDVTISFYTDKAAWEPSFEEMNTVSEPEGLTLSFTGYSDPTAYDAFVKQAFRTDSVPDLFTWHTGGQLAELVEQGLVAETTDLWAEAEANGDVPEGLIDNYTIDGKQYCVPLNVVYWTMYYNKNIFDEHGLEVPTTWEELETVADTLVENDVVPFHQMNIIFEFVWFQALLAGHSPETYEGLQTGEASYTDPEVVEVMEQWGEMMDNGYFIDPGVSTDPQTLLSTGEVAMAYFGTFFTGQLDSVGAVSGTDYGVFPVPNMNPDTETNQMILETGPLCVGAGAENEQAALDYSAWWMGEDAQGAWSSSRGDVSFNPKAEVADPELATLVEAVGNDEFQVQMRYLEATPLPVYTLSTEIFGDFVTNNPDPVPGLERLQAEAEAYWAEQE; encoded by the coding sequence ATGAGGAAGTCTGTATGCGCGACGGCGGCGCTCTCCGCGCTCGCCCTGACCCTGGCCGCGTGCTCCGGCGCGAGCGACGACGGCGATCCCACCGCCACCGGCGACGGTGACGCCCCCGCCGAGGACGTCACCATCTCCTTCTACACCGACAAGGCGGCCTGGGAGCCGAGCTTCGAGGAGATGAACACGGTCTCCGAGCCCGAGGGGCTCACCCTGAGCTTCACCGGCTACTCCGACCCCACCGCCTACGACGCCTTCGTCAAGCAGGCGTTCCGCACCGACTCCGTGCCGGACCTGTTCACCTGGCACACCGGCGGGCAGCTCGCCGAGCTGGTCGAGCAGGGTCTGGTCGCCGAGACGACGGACCTGTGGGCGGAGGCGGAGGCCAACGGCGACGTGCCGGAGGGGCTCATCGACAACTACACCATCGACGGCAAGCAGTACTGCGTCCCGCTCAACGTCGTCTACTGGACGATGTACTACAACAAGAACATCTTCGACGAGCACGGCCTCGAGGTCCCGACCACGTGGGAGGAGCTCGAGACCGTGGCGGACACCCTGGTGGAGAACGACGTCGTCCCGTTCCACCAGATGAACATCATCTTCGAGTTCGTGTGGTTCCAGGCGCTCCTCGCCGGGCACTCGCCCGAGACCTACGAGGGCCTGCAGACCGGGGAGGCCAGCTACACCGACCCCGAGGTCGTCGAGGTCATGGAGCAGTGGGGCGAGATGATGGACAACGGCTACTTCATCGACCCCGGCGTGAGCACCGACCCGCAGACGCTGCTGTCCACGGGTGAGGTGGCGATGGCCTACTTCGGCACCTTCTTCACCGGCCAGCTCGACAGCGTGGGCGCGGTGTCCGGCACCGACTACGGGGTCTTCCCGGTGCCCAACATGAACCCGGACACCGAGACCAACCAGATGATCCTCGAGACCGGGCCGCTGTGCGTGGGCGCGGGCGCGGAGAACGAGCAGGCGGCGCTGGACTACAGCGCCTGGTGGATGGGCGAGGACGCGCAAGGCGCGTGGTCCTCCTCGCGGGGCGACGTCTCGTTCAACCCCAAGGCCGAGGTGGCCGACCCCGAGCTCGCCACGCTCGTCGAGGCCGTGGGCAACGACGAGTTCCAGGTGCAGATGCGCTACCTCGAGGCGACGCCGCTGCCGGTGTACACCCTCTCCACCGAGATCTTCGGCGACTTCGTCACCAACAACCCCGACCCGGTGCCGGGCCTGGAGCGGTTGCAGGCCGAGGCCGAGGCGTACTGGGCCGAGCAGGAGTGA
- a CDS encoding FadR/GntR family transcriptional regulator: MTTVGRDAAPHRPDLTSALVSAVVEMISRRGIEPGMKIGPLRELAGEFGVAVPTMREALRRLEGLGMLTFRHGSGVYVGPNFHRSVLVNAAPPRPDRHKLVALIQARQLFEPSVAAQAATVRAPHGLELLGVKVAEARRCLTSGDERLWRVNIDIHRAIAVTAGNPIVEEILDAILLIHADEQQQILALHGDPHADHAEHEEIVRLIEAGEADRVRQVVESHLVGVAEVIGTPLTP, translated from the coding sequence GTGACCACCGTGGGCCGCGACGCCGCGCCACACCGGCCCGACCTCACGTCGGCGCTGGTGAGTGCCGTGGTGGAGATGATCAGCCGGCGCGGCATCGAGCCCGGGATGAAGATCGGTCCCCTGCGCGAGCTCGCCGGCGAGTTCGGCGTCGCCGTGCCCACCATGCGCGAGGCGCTGCGACGGCTCGAGGGCCTGGGGATGCTCACCTTCCGGCACGGCTCCGGCGTCTACGTCGGCCCGAACTTCCACCGCAGCGTGCTCGTCAACGCGGCGCCCCCGCGGCCCGACCGCCACAAGCTCGTCGCCCTCATCCAGGCCCGCCAGCTCTTCGAGCCGTCCGTCGCGGCGCAGGCCGCCACCGTCCGTGCCCCGCACGGGCTCGAGCTCCTCGGCGTGAAGGTCGCGGAGGCGCGGCGCTGCCTCACCAGCGGCGACGAGCGGTTGTGGCGGGTGAACATCGACATCCACCGCGCCATCGCCGTCACGGCCGGCAACCCCATCGTCGAGGAGATCCTCGACGCGATCCTCCTCATCCACGCCGATGAGCAGCAGCAGATCCTCGCGCTCCACGGCGACCCGCACGCGGACCACGCCGAGCACGAGGAGATCGTCCGCCTCATCGAGGCGGGCGAGGCCGACCGTGTCCGCCAGGTGGTCGAGAGCCACCTCGTCGGTGTCGCGGAGGTGATCGGTACGCCCCTGACCCCGTAG
- a CDS encoding alpha/beta fold hydrolase, producing MSTTTTSTRTLDVPGATLTYDVRGPLPPADGQPPLLLIGQPMDAGGFATLASYFPDRTVITYDPRGLGRSVRHDGLKTQSPEQQADDLHRLLEALGTGPVDLMGSSGGAVTGLCLVATHPEDVRTYVAHEPPLLTVLPDAEEAEAATRRVDAIYAERGENWGMAAFMALTSWQGPFPADFLSEPVDPAGFGMPTDDDGSRDNPLLSGVAKAITGYRPDVEALTAGPTRVVIAAGIESKGILTWRASEALAQALGTELAVFPSHHGGFMGGEHGWAGEPEAFAARLREVLAG from the coding sequence ATGTCAACCACCACGACGAGCACCCGCACGCTCGACGTCCCCGGCGCCACGCTCACCTACGACGTCCGCGGTCCGCTGCCCCCGGCGGACGGGCAGCCCCCGCTCCTCCTCATCGGCCAGCCCATGGACGCCGGCGGCTTCGCCACGCTCGCCTCCTACTTCCCCGACCGCACGGTGATCACCTACGACCCCCGCGGCCTCGGCCGCAGCGTCCGCCACGACGGCCTGAAGACGCAGAGCCCCGAGCAGCAGGCCGACGACCTGCACCGCCTCCTCGAGGCGCTCGGCACCGGCCCGGTGGACCTCATGGGCAGCAGCGGGGGGGCCGTCACGGGTCTGTGCCTCGTCGCCACGCACCCGGAGGACGTGCGCACCTACGTCGCGCACGAGCCGCCCCTGCTCACCGTGCTGCCCGATGCCGAGGAGGCCGAGGCGGCCACCCGGCGGGTCGACGCGATCTACGCCGAGCGCGGGGAGAACTGGGGCATGGCGGCGTTCATGGCCCTCACCTCCTGGCAGGGCCCGTTCCCGGCCGACTTCCTCAGCGAGCCCGTCGATCCGGCGGGGTTCGGCATGCCCACGGACGACGACGGCTCGCGCGACAACCCGCTGCTCTCCGGCGTCGCGAAGGCGATCACCGGCTACCGCCCGGACGTCGAGGCCCTCACCGCCGGCCCCACGCGCGTGGTCATCGCGGCGGGGATCGAGAGCAAGGGGATCCTCACGTGGCGGGCGAGCGAGGCGCTGGCGCAGGCCCTCGGCACCGAGCTGGCGGTCTTCCCCAGCCACCACGGCGGGTTCATGGGCGGCGAGCACGGCTGGGCCGGCGAGCCCGAGGCCTTCGCCGCACGGCTGCGCGAGGTGCTCGCCGGCTGA
- a CDS encoding SMP-30/gluconolactonase/LRE family protein — MRTVEQITAAVTDHGEGPVWSPAWGGLRFVDMLAGDLLALRPDGAVERRHVGRVAAFVRPRAHGGYVVATEHGIELADDVDGAPARAVEVTHAPGIRMNEGTAAPDGSLYVGTSAWDQTPGAAALYRVGADLAVEPVLDGITISNGLGFSPDGASAYYVDSPTGRLDLFDVVDGRLVDRRVLVDRRGADGALDGELDGLVVDAQGTIWVAVYGAATVLRYAPDGTLLERVVLPVPHVTACTLGGPDLTDLFVTTSRGGLGAAAAPGAGALFRVEVDVPGLPVLPFAG; from the coding sequence GTGCGCACCGTCGAGCAGATCACCGCGGCCGTCACCGACCACGGGGAGGGCCCCGTCTGGTCCCCGGCCTGGGGCGGGCTGCGCTTCGTCGACATGCTCGCCGGGGACCTGCTCGCCCTCCGGCCCGACGGCGCGGTCGAGCGCCGGCACGTGGGCCGCGTCGCCGCCTTCGTCCGGCCGCGAGCGCACGGCGGGTACGTCGTCGCCACGGAGCACGGCATCGAGCTCGCCGACGACGTCGACGGCGCCCCCGCCCGGGCCGTCGAGGTGACGCACGCGCCCGGTATCCGGATGAACGAGGGCACCGCGGCGCCCGACGGCAGCCTCTACGTCGGCACCAGCGCCTGGGACCAGACGCCCGGCGCCGCCGCCCTCTACCGGGTGGGTGCCGATCTCGCCGTCGAGCCGGTGCTCGACGGCATCACCATCTCCAACGGCCTCGGCTTCTCCCCCGACGGCGCATCGGCGTACTACGTCGACAGCCCGACCGGGCGGCTCGATCTCTTCGACGTCGTCGACGGCCGCCTGGTCGACCGCCGCGTCCTCGTCGACCGCCGCGGCGCGGACGGCGCGCTCGACGGCGAGCTCGACGGCCTCGTCGTCGACGCCCAGGGCACCATCTGGGTCGCGGTCTACGGCGCCGCCACGGTCCTGCGGTACGCCCCCGACGGCACGCTCCTCGAGCGGGTGGTGCTGCCGGTCCCCCACGTCACCGCCTGCACCCTCGGCGGACCGGACCTCACCGACCTGTTCGTCACCACCTCCCGCGGCGGCCTCGGCGCCGCGGCCGCCCCCGGCGCGGGGGCGCTGTTCCGCGTCGAGGTGGACGTCCCGGGGCTGCCGGTCCTCCCCTTCGCCGGCTGA
- a CDS encoding enolase C-terminal domain-like protein, producing MRIAEVRATTVTVPLEAPLRHSNGAHWGRFVRTLVELETEDGLVGVGEMGGGGQSAEAAVLSLKDYLLGHDPARTEALRFMLANPTASLYNNRTQLLAALEFACLDLLGKHTGLPVHALLGGAVRSEVEFASYLFFRYPAADGSGEVRTPDQLVAHAWDLKAAHGFRVHKVKGGVFDPGYEREAYRAVAEALDGDRFRYDPNGVLSPEQSIEFAAGIEDLANDYLEDPCLGLPGLRRVRERTRIPLATNTVVVDFAQLATNVLAPAVDVVLLDTTFWGGIRPCVKAAGVCETFGLGVAVHSSGELGVQLATMLHLGAVVPNLTFAADAHYHHLRDDVIVGGKMPYRDGKIAVPDGPGLGVELDRDKVAEYAELYRELGPYPYDRDPGRPGWYPMVPNTDFADPSRAGRPEALAHEPF from the coding sequence ATGCGCATCGCGGAGGTGCGCGCCACGACGGTGACGGTGCCGCTCGAGGCCCCGCTGCGGCACAGCAACGGCGCCCACTGGGGCCGGTTCGTGCGCACCCTCGTCGAGCTGGAGACCGAGGACGGGCTCGTCGGCGTGGGGGAGATGGGCGGCGGCGGGCAGAGCGCCGAGGCCGCCGTCCTCAGCCTCAAGGACTACCTCCTCGGCCACGACCCGGCCCGCACCGAGGCGCTGCGGTTCATGCTCGCCAACCCCACGGCGAGCCTGTACAACAACCGCACCCAGCTCCTCGCCGCGCTCGAGTTCGCCTGCCTCGACCTCCTCGGCAAGCACACGGGGCTGCCGGTCCACGCCCTGCTCGGCGGCGCCGTGCGCAGCGAGGTGGAGTTCGCCTCCTACCTCTTCTTCCGGTACCCCGCCGCGGACGGGTCGGGGGAGGTGCGCACCCCCGACCAGCTCGTCGCGCACGCGTGGGACCTCAAGGCCGCGCACGGCTTCCGGGTCCACAAGGTCAAGGGCGGCGTCTTCGACCCCGGGTACGAGCGTGAGGCCTACCGCGCGGTGGCCGAGGCCCTCGACGGCGACCGGTTCCGCTACGACCCCAACGGGGTCCTCAGCCCCGAGCAGAGCATCGAGTTCGCCGCGGGGATCGAGGACCTCGCCAACGACTACCTCGAGGACCCCTGCCTGGGCCTGCCCGGCCTGCGCCGCGTGCGCGAGCGGACCCGGATCCCGCTGGCGACGAACACCGTCGTCGTCGACTTCGCGCAGCTGGCGACGAACGTCCTCGCGCCCGCCGTCGACGTCGTCCTGCTCGACACCACCTTCTGGGGCGGGATCCGCCCGTGCGTCAAGGCCGCCGGGGTGTGCGAGACCTTCGGGCTGGGGGTGGCGGTGCACTCCTCGGGGGAGCTGGGCGTCCAGCTCGCGACGATGCTCCACCTCGGGGCCGTCGTCCCGAACCTCACCTTCGCGGCGGACGCGCACTACCACCACCTCCGCGACGACGTCATCGTCGGCGGGAAGATGCCCTACCGCGACGGGAAGATCGCCGTCCCCGACGGCCCGGGGCTCGGGGTGGAGCTCGACCGGGACAAGGTCGCCGAGTACGCCGAGCTGTACCGCGAGCTGGGCCCCTATCCCTACGACCGCGACCCCGGCCGTCCCGGGTGGTACCCCATGGTGCCCAACACCGACTTCGCCGACCCGTCCCGCGCGGGGCGCCCCGAGGCGCTCGCGCACGAACCCTTCTGA